The following proteins come from a genomic window of Pocillopora verrucosa isolate sample1 chromosome 6, ASM3666991v2, whole genome shotgun sequence:
- the LOC131792212 gene encoding ATP-dependent RNA helicase DDX3X: MSHVAPANFQALDQRFAGLDLNQGAVNPHGVDPKSQQERYVPPHLRSRPGPPPPHGRGGYHDHGYNQQRDFQHREPYRDGFYQQQPNFYGGYPPRGGGRPYYGGGQYYGGGRGGGNSWRERGDNRGPPPTRGSGNDYNRVTQPPPEDWSKLLPKNDRIERELFNKHNTGINFDKYEDIPVEATGQDVPKNIESFSDCELGEILCNNVELANYSKPTPVQKYAIPIVKKKRDLMACAQTGSGKTAAFLIPILSRIFEEGPPPLPDARHQGRRKQFPHCLVLAPTRELACQIFEESRKFSYRSYVRPCVVYGGADIGGQLKELDRGCHLLVATPGRLVDMLDRGRVGLDSCKFLVLDEADRMLDMGFEPQIRRIVDQDTMPKAGERQTLMFSATFPKEIQMLARDFLVNYIFLAVGRVGSTSENITQKTVWVDEYDKRSFLLDLLNASGPKSLTLVFVETKKGADALDDFLHGEGWYATSIHGDRSQREREAALGSFKSGRTPILVATAVAARGLDIPNVRHVINFDMPTDIEEYVHRIGRTGRVGHTGLATSFFNEKNRNVAKDLVELLSESRQEVPSWLESIAFESHQNSGRSRGRSRHSAGGFGSRDYRQQPHHRGGGGGGAHYGYGGGAGGYWNPGRYSGGNASQDWWN; encoded by the exons ATGAGTCATGTGGCCCCAGCTAACTTTCAAGCTCTAGACCAGCGG TTCGCTGGTCTGGACTTGAATCAGGGCGCCGTTAACCCTCACGGCGTCGATCCTAAGTCTCAACAAG AACGATACGTGCCTCCTCACCTTCGCAGCAGACCTGGTCCTCCTCCTCCTCATGGCAGAGGGGGGTACCATGATCATGGATACAACCAGCAAAGGGACTTTCAACACAGGGAACCCTACAGAG ATGGATTTTACCAACAGCAGCCAAACTTTTATGGTGGATATCCTCCACGAGGAGGTGGACGCCCATACTATGGGGGAGGTCAGTATTATGGTGGAGGCCGTGGAGGGGgaaacagctggagagaaaggGGTGACAACCGAGGACCTCCTCCCACAAGAGGAAGTGGCAATG ACTATAACAGAGTCACTCAGCCACCACCAGAAGATTGGTCTAAACTTTTGCCGAAGAATGACCGCATTGAAAG ggAGCTTTTCAACAAGCACAACACTGGAATAAATTTTGACAAGTATGAAGATATCCCTGTGGAAGCCACTGGACAGGATGTCCCTAAAAACATTGAGTCG TTTTCTGACTGTGAACTAGGGGAAATCTTGTGCAACAATGTTGAG CTGGCTAATTACTCCAAGCCCACTCCAGTTCAAAAGTATGCCATACCTATTGTGAAGAAGAAGAGGGACTTGATGGCATGTGCCCAGACTG GTTCTGGGAAGACTGCTGCCTTCCTGATTCCCATTCTCAGCAGGATTTTTGAGGAAGGTCCTCCTCCCCTACCTGAT GCTCGGCATCAGGGTCGCCGAAAGCAGTTCCCTCACTGCCTGGTTCTAGCACCAACCAGGGAATTGGCTTGTCAAATCTTTGAGGAATCCAGGAAG TTTTCTTACAGGTCATATGTGCGTCCCTGTGTGGTTTATGGTGGAGCTGACATTGGTGGCCAACTGAAGGAGCTGGATCGTGGCTGCCATCTTCTTGTGGCCACACCTGGTCGTCTTGTTGACATGTTGGACAGGGGACGAGTGGGGCTGGACTCTTGCAA GTTCCTTGTTCTGGACGAGGCTGATCGTATGTTGGACATGGGATTTGAGCCTCAAATCCGACGCATTGTTGATCAGGACACCATGCCTAAAGCTGGTGAACGACAGACACTTATGTTCAGTGCCACTTTCCCTAAGGAAATCCAG ATGCTGGCTAGAGATTTCCTGGTGAATTACATCTTCTTGGCTGTGGGACGTGTGGGCTCCACAAGTGAGAACATCACACAAAAAACAGTGTGGGTTGATGAATACGACAAGAGGTCATTCTTATTGGATCTGCTGAATGCTTCAG GTCCAAAGTCTCTGACATTGGTATTTGTGGAAACCAAAAAAGGAGCTGATGCTTTGGATGATTTTCTGCACGGTGAAGGCTGGTATGCAACCTCCATTCATGGTGATCGCTCTCAGAGGGAGCGAGAGGCAGCTTTGGGGTCATTTAAGTCTGGCCGCACACCAATCTTGGTAGCTACAGCT GTTGCTGCTCGTGGCTTGGATATTCCAAATGTGCGCCATGTGATCAACTTTGACATGCCAACTGATATAGAGGAGTATGTCCATCGCATTGGACGCACAGGCCGTGTGGGACACACTG GCTTAGCCACTTCATTTTTCAATGAGAAGAATCGGAATGTGGCCAAGGATTTGGTTGAGCTGTTGAGTGAAAGCAGGCAAGAGGTGCCAAGCTGGCTGGAGTCTATTGCCTTTGAGAGCCATCAGAATTCAGGCAGGAGCCGTGGAAGGAG cAGGCACTCAGCTGGTGGCTTTGGGTCCCGTGACTACAGGCAGCAGCCACATCAccgtgggggtgggggtggtggAGCCCACTATGGTTATGGGGGAGGAGCAGGGGGCTACTGGAATCCAGGCCGTTATTCTGGTGGCAATGCTTCCCAGGATTGGTGGAACTAG
- the LOC131792278 gene encoding low density lipoprotein receptor adapter protein 1, whose translation MIKGKSGKADLTLSTRFQVKYLGCGKTEEPGVAGIEKAVRKIQDQVKDDDKSCPKMYLEVETNGVKFTEVKTKSTMNESKFISLDNISYCTLNRLDATIFAFNHHKGPSVIECHALACDSEERAKAIGLALYAAFREGHFQKLRRDRRKSFEQKRFERRTSFDNYDCKTSSNTTDGKSSLNVAKDSPNEDNSTNDVGHFEPCRGNLEVDIHSNYEEQDLELDKIIEDLLSTVELERAKIEQDSV comes from the coding sequence ATGATCAAGGGAAAATCAGGGAAAGCGGATCTAACACTATCCACCCGCTTTCAGGTAAAATATCTTGGCTGTGGAAAAACAGAAGAACCCGGCGTCGCTGGGATAGAAAAAGCAGTACGCAAAATACAAGATCAAGTGAAAGACGATGACAAAAGCTGTCCGAAAATGTATTTAGAGGTGGAaactaacggcgtaaaattCACGGAGGTGAAAACTAAGTCCACAATGAACGAATCAAAGTTTATATCTCTTGATAACATTTCTTATTGTACTTTAAACAGACTTGACGCCACTATCTTTGCGTTTAATCACCACAAAGGTCCATCAGTAATCGAATGTCATGCGCTGGCCTGTGACAGCGAAGAGAGAGCAAAAGCTATTGGACTGGCTTTATATGCTGCTTTTCGAGAAGGACATTTTCAAAAGCTGCGTCGGGATAGACGCAAGTCCTTTGAGCAGAAGCGCTTTGAGAGGAGAACAAGTTTTGATAATTACGACTGCAAAACCTCTAGCAATACTACTGATGGAAAATCTTCTTTAAATGTTGCAAAAGATTCTCCGAATGAGGACAATTCAACCAACGATGTTGGCCATTTTGAGCCATGTCGAGGCAATTTAGAGGTAGATATTCATAGCAATTACGAGGAACAAGATCTTGAATTGGATAAAATTATTGAGGATCTTCTGTCGACAGTGGAATTAGAAAGGGCAAAAATTGAACAAGATTCTGTTTGA
- the LOC131792276 gene encoding uncharacterized protein, with product MESLKEKLGGFGLRSDSCTFVLESEFRVSYLGFCMNTREGVEGIRAAVEEIKKTASHECCRNTTQTNCIKISTKGLCLMERKREKDILLTFIPLRNISYGFINEKDNNVFAFNHHVSKNHVECHAVVCESALKAREINEALYASFRTDHFETLRKEREKMRECLQSDAIRELKDRKPNMN from the coding sequence ATGGAATCacttaaggagaaattaggagGTTTTGGTCTTCGAAGTGATTCGTGCACTTTTGTCCTAGAGTCTGAATTTCGTGTCAGTTACCTGGGATTCTGTATGAATACACGAGAAGGAGTCGAAGGAATCCGGGCTGCTGTggaagaaattaagaaaactgcAAGCCATGAGTGTTGCAGAAATACAACTCAAACGAACTGCATCAAAATTAGCACAAAAGGACTTTGTTTGATGGAGCGAAAACGAGAGAAAGATATTCTATTGACATTTATTCCTCTGAGGAATATTTCCTATGGCTTTATCAATGAAAAAGACAACAATGTTTTTGCCTTTAATCATCATGTCTCGAAGAACCATGTTGAATGTCATGCAGTAGTGTGCGAAAGTGCGCTGAAGGCACGGGAAATTAACGAAGCGCTTTATGCGTCGTTTAGAACAGACCATTTCGAGACTCTTCgcaaggaaagggaaaaaatgagaGAATGTTTACAATCAGATGCGATTCGTGAACTCAAAGACCGAAAACCAAACATGAACTAA
- the LOC131792245 gene encoding low density lipoprotein receptor adapter protein 1-A — protein MGVMKSKQQETDTKLTKKKTERNMVKRISLKSLRQEYELKPSRSFIVRFAGKAERKNPSGENIDECLKKLYKKVQDNINGLPRVCLEINSADVTIRWIQSETEHQEEIVVPFTRVSFVVADKKHQLFAFNDFVSQKPKKVECYAFICTESEKSDVVANAFSEAFKEVQERPRRGSGLDAKVEA, from the coding sequence ATGGGTGTTatgaaatcaaaacaacaagaaactGACACGAAACTGACCAAGAAGAAAACAGAACGCAACATGGTCAAACGGataagtttaaaaagtttgaggCAAGAATACGAGTTGAAACCTTCCAGGAGTTTTATCGTTCGCTTTGCAGGGAAAGCAGAGAGGAAAAATCCAAGCGGCGAGAACATCGACGAATGTCTGAAGAAATTGTACAAGAAAGTTCAAGATAATATAAATGGATTACCACGAGTTTGTTTGGAGATTAACTCTGCAGATGTTACGATTCGATGGATTCAGAGTGAAACCGAACATCAAGAGGAAATAGTAGTGCCCTTTACTCGAGTATCTTTTGTTGTGGCAGATAAAAAACATCAACTGTTCGCTTTCAATGACTTCGTTTCCCAGAAACCGAAAAAAGTTGAGTGTTATGCTTTCATTTGCACTGAGTCGGAGAAGTCTGATGTGGTAGCGAATGCTTTCTCAGAAGCGTTCAAAGAAGTCCAGGAGAGACCAAGGAGAGGCTCAGGTCTAGACGCGAAAGTAGAAGCTTAG